A region of Arabidopsis thaliana chromosome 5, partial sequence DNA encodes the following proteins:
- a CDS encoding Ankyrin repeat family protein (Ankyrin repeat family protein; CONTAINS InterPro DOMAIN/s: Ankyrin repeat-containing domain (InterPro:IPR020683), Ankyrin repeat (InterPro:IPR002110); BEST Arabidopsis thaliana protein match is: Ankyrin repeat family protein (TAIR:AT5G04700.1); Has 1807 Blast hits to 1807 proteins in 277 species: Archae - 0; Bacteria - 0; Metazoa - 736; Fungi - 347; Plants - 385; Viruses - 0; Other Eukaryotes - 339 (source: NCBI BLink).) encodes MSSNQLGEALEETSERIPFKFAKTKFFHGVLQVSSEESSSPIKEVPEEEAPCDQFNLQIRTASQLHGRVTNEYYEYIQLNQGISQGRVEAVKDFLNRRPDAVDKYINPYETPLLKACAYGNPEIVKLLLRRMTPEQMLPKMSQNNFYNTPLTVVAVSGNMEIAEALVAKNPKLLEIPGNNGEIPVVVAVENTQMEMARYLYNRTPVQVLLEKDGFHGILLFLNAIYYKKLDMALDLFNKSRRLAVTKHLRIESVPIIVLASKPDLFPDTLMGKVLKCLSKCIGIDEVYRLKVMHLQAKKLLKGISEETLALGLKERSESVDEALLFAVRYGNVDFLVEMIKNNSELLWSTGTSTLFNTAVQVRQEKVFSLLYGLGDRKYLFLADKDSDGNSVLHLAGYPPPNYKLATVVSATLQMQRELQWFKEMERIVPAIENERVNTENLTPIEIFRKEHEAMRLEAEKWMKDTAMSCSLVAALIVTVTFAAIFTVPGGTDDNSGGRPFHRHERIFVIFIVSDLISCFAACTSVLIFLGILTARYAFDDFLFSLPANMIAGLSTLFVSIAAMLVAFSSALFTIFNDPWIVAPTIFFACFPALLFVMIQYPLLKELIFSTYGKRIFDRNMKSLF; translated from the exons AAGCTTTGGAGGAAACATCTGAGAGGATCCCTTTCAAATTCgctaaaacaaagttttttcatGGTGTCCTACAAGTCAGTTCCGAAGAGAGTTCCTCACCTATAAAAGAAgttccagaagaagaagctccatGTGATCAATTCAATCTTCAGATTCGGACGGCATCTCAGCTTCACG GGAGGGTTACGAACGAATACTATGAGTATATACAGTTAAATCAAGGAATAAGCCAAGGTCGTGTAGAAGCCGTGAAGGACTTCTTGAACCGCCGCCCGGACGCAGTggataaatatataaacccTTACGAGACGCCATTGTTAAAGGCTTGCGCATATGGAAACCCCGAGATTGTTAAATTGCTTCTGCGTCGTATGACACCGGAACAAATGCTTCCCAAGATGAgccaaaacaatttttacaACACGCCTCTTACCGTCGTTGCTGTTAGTGGAAACATGGAGATTGCTGAAGCCTTAGTCGCCAAGAACCCTAAACTGCTAGAGATTCCTGGAAACAATGGAGAGATTCCGGTTGTGGTTGCGGTTGAGAACACGCAGATGGAGATGGCTCGCTATCTTTACAACAGAACTCCGGTTCAGGTGTTACTTGAAAAAGACGGGTTTCACGGTATCTTGCTTTTTCTCAATgccatatattataaaaagctGG ACATGGCCTTGGATCTGTTCAACAAAAGCAGACGCTTAGCCGTCACAAAACACTTGAGAATTGAGTCGGTTCCTATCATTGTCTTGGCTTCAAAGCCAGATCTTTTCCCCG ATACCCTGATGGGGAAAGTGCTCAAATGTCTCTCCAAATGTATCG GGATAGATGAAGTGTACCGACTTAAGGTCATGCATCTACAAGCCAAGAAACTTCTAAAGGGAATATCAGAAGAAACATTGGCCTTGGGCTTGAAGGAACGTTCTGAGTCAGTAGATGAGGCTTTACTCTTCGCAGTAAGATATGGGAATGTGGATTTCTTGGTGGAGATGATCAAGAACAACTCCGAGCTTCTATGGTCCACGGGAACTAGTACTCTGTTTAACACTGCCGTCCAGGTCAGACAAGAGAAGGTGTTTAGTCTCCTCTACGGTCTGGGCGACAGGAAGTACTTGTTTCTCGCCGACAAGGACAGTGACGGAAATAGTGTGCTTCATCTTGCTGGCTATCCTCCTCCTAATTACAAGCTCGCTACGGTCGTTAGCGCAACGTTGCAGATGCAACGCGAGTTACAATGGTTTAAG GAGATGGAGAGAATCGTGCCGGCGATCGAAAATGAGAGAGTAAACACAGAAAATCTGACACCGATCGAGATATTCAGAAAGGAGCACGAAGCAATGCGACTAGAAGCCGAGAAGTGGATGAAAGATACTGCGATGTCTTGCAGCTTAGTAGCGGCTCTCATCGTCACGGTCACCTTCGCGGCAATCTTCACCGTCCCCGGCGGCACGGACGACAACTCAGGCGGTAGACCCTTTCACCGACATGAACGAATATTCGTCATATTCATCGTCTCCGATCTGATCTCCTGCTTCGCCGCCTGCACTTCCGTCCTCATATTCCTCGGGATACTCACCGCGAGATACGCTTTCGACGATTTCTTGTTCTCGCTGCCTGCGAATATGATCGCTGGACTTTCGACATTGTTTGTCTCGATAGCGGCGATGCTTGTGGCATTCTCGTCGGCCTTATTCACGATCTTTAACGACCCTTGGATCGTTGCTCCGACGATCTTCTTCGCTTGTTTCCCGGCGCTGTTATTTGTTATGATTCAGTATCCTCTCCTTAAGGAGCTGATCTTCTCCACTTACGGCAAACGAATCTTCGACCGAAACATGAAATCTTTGTTTTAA
- a CDS encoding Ankyrin repeat family protein, with the protein MSSNQLGEALEETSERIPFKFAKTKFFHGVLQVSSEESSSPIKEVPEEEAPCDQFNLQIRTASQLHGRVTNEYYEYIQLNQGISQGRVEAVKDFLNRRPDAVDKYINPYETPLLKACAYGNPEIVKLLLRRMTPEQMLPKMSQNNFYNTPLTVVAVSGNMEIAEALVAKNPKLLEIPGNNGEIPVVVAVENTQMEMARYLYNRTPVQVLLEKDGFHDMALDLFNKSRRLAVTKHLRIESVPIIVLASKPDLFPGGCYLGPLKRFIYSCIQIKQPSFPKPSRSNKGHQNTLMGKVLKCLSKCIGIDEVYRLKVMHLQAKKLLKGISEETLALGLKERSESVDEALLFAVRYGNVDFLVEMIKNNSELLWSTGTSTLFNTAVQVRQEKVFSLLYGLGDRKYLFLADKDSDGNSVLHLAGYPPPNYKLATVVSATLQMQRELQWFKEMERIVPAIENERVNTENLTPIEIFRKEHEAMRLEAEKWMKDTAMSCSLVAALIVTVTFAAIFTVPGGTDDNSGGRPFHRHERIFVIFIVSDLISCFAACTSVLIFLGILTARYAFDDFLFSLPANMIAGLSTLFVSIAAMLVAFSSALFTIFNDPWIVAPTIFFACFPALLFVMIQYPLLKELIFSTYGKRIFDRNMKSLF; encoded by the exons AAGCTTTGGAGGAAACATCTGAGAGGATCCCTTTCAAATTCgctaaaacaaagttttttcatGGTGTCCTACAAGTCAGTTCCGAAGAGAGTTCCTCACCTATAAAAGAAgttccagaagaagaagctccatGTGATCAATTCAATCTTCAGATTCGGACGGCATCTCAGCTTCACG GGAGGGTTACGAACGAATACTATGAGTATATACAGTTAAATCAAGGAATAAGCCAAGGTCGTGTAGAAGCCGTGAAGGACTTCTTGAACCGCCGCCCGGACGCAGTggataaatatataaacccTTACGAGACGCCATTGTTAAAGGCTTGCGCATATGGAAACCCCGAGATTGTTAAATTGCTTCTGCGTCGTATGACACCGGAACAAATGCTTCCCAAGATGAgccaaaacaatttttacaACACGCCTCTTACCGTCGTTGCTGTTAGTGGAAACATGGAGATTGCTGAAGCCTTAGTCGCCAAGAACCCTAAACTGCTAGAGATTCCTGGAAACAATGGAGAGATTCCGGTTGTGGTTGCGGTTGAGAACACGCAGATGGAGATGGCTCGCTATCTTTACAACAGAACTCCGGTTCAGGTGTTACTTGAAAAAGACGGGTTTCACG ACATGGCCTTGGATCTGTTCAACAAAAGCAGACGCTTAGCCGTCACAAAACACTTGAGAATTGAGTCGGTTCCTATCATTGTCTTGGCTTCAAAGCCAGATCTTTTCCCCGGTGGCTGCTATCTTGGACCATTGAAACGCTTCATCTACTCTT GTATACAAATAAAGCAGCCAAGTTTTCCAAAGCCTTCTCGTTCAAACAAAGGTCATCAGA ATACCCTGATGGGGAAAGTGCTCAAATGTCTCTCCAAATGTATCG GGATAGATGAAGTGTACCGACTTAAGGTCATGCATCTACAAGCCAAGAAACTTCTAAAGGGAATATCAGAAGAAACATTGGCCTTGGGCTTGAAGGAACGTTCTGAGTCAGTAGATGAGGCTTTACTCTTCGCAGTAAGATATGGGAATGTGGATTTCTTGGTGGAGATGATCAAGAACAACTCCGAGCTTCTATGGTCCACGGGAACTAGTACTCTGTTTAACACTGCCGTCCAGGTCAGACAAGAGAAGGTGTTTAGTCTCCTCTACGGTCTGGGCGACAGGAAGTACTTGTTTCTCGCCGACAAGGACAGTGACGGAAATAGTGTGCTTCATCTTGCTGGCTATCCTCCTCCTAATTACAAGCTCGCTACGGTCGTTAGCGCAACGTTGCAGATGCAACGCGAGTTACAATGGTTTAAG GAGATGGAGAGAATCGTGCCGGCGATCGAAAATGAGAGAGTAAACACAGAAAATCTGACACCGATCGAGATATTCAGAAAGGAGCACGAAGCAATGCGACTAGAAGCCGAGAAGTGGATGAAAGATACTGCGATGTCTTGCAGCTTAGTAGCGGCTCTCATCGTCACGGTCACCTTCGCGGCAATCTTCACCGTCCCCGGCGGCACGGACGACAACTCAGGCGGTAGACCCTTTCACCGACATGAACGAATATTCGTCATATTCATCGTCTCCGATCTGATCTCCTGCTTCGCCGCCTGCACTTCCGTCCTCATATTCCTCGGGATACTCACCGCGAGATACGCTTTCGACGATTTCTTGTTCTCGCTGCCTGCGAATATGATCGCTGGACTTTCGACATTGTTTGTCTCGATAGCGGCGATGCTTGTGGCATTCTCGTCGGCCTTATTCACGATCTTTAACGACCCTTGGATCGTTGCTCCGACGATCTTCTTCGCTTGTTTCCCGGCGCTGTTATTTGTTATGATTCAGTATCCTCTCCTTAAGGAGCTGATCTTCTCCACTTACGGCAAACGAATCTTCGACCGAAACATGAAATCTTTGTTTTAA